From one Ammospiza nelsoni isolate bAmmNel1 chromosome 14, bAmmNel1.pri, whole genome shotgun sequence genomic stretch:
- the TBC1D2B gene encoding TBC1 domain family member 2B isoform X2 has product MMRGRSLRLGCFGRKEEEGELFPHSSRAAYRLVCSRTHIFVGQEAATRQDTTYWLQELQQKRWEYCHNLDSRTSPTPSDFSKGLVAKDNPDISILNQNASAERARNILAVETSPTDLVGEQAASQPAPVQGSAINFSLKQWSTEIKNSMSSLRKGSNDNRRSIFYTTEEWELLDPTPKDLEDSMALEEKRKHLAEGSKGLTSSAFPFDFGRIPHKARRPLKDMIGSSKNRTSSDSSPTECCSGNGNRLLSELQLKYQSQQEELEKLKKDLLSQKELVRLLQQTVRSSQYDKYFASRLCEGVPKDTLELLHQKDEQILGLNNQLEKLNLEKDSLQQEVKNLKCKVGELNERLGMLMETIQAKDEVIMKLSRQLSECEDSTSSQSGAINSPTATCSNKELQELDRLKDNLQGYKTQNKFLNKEILELSTLRRNAEAREREWQAKYTSLEAKLCQIESKYLILLQEMKTPVCSEDQSPASEVITQLLEDALKAEPNEQPEQAFFKPHLVSEYDIYGFQTIPEDDDEEKLVAKSRALDLRSLSLSENREISTGVKWENYLASTMNREMMRCVELKNLIRSGIPHEHRSKMWKWCVNLHVKKFKDSAVPGYFQILLQKALEKPNPASKQIELDLLRTLPNNKHYSSPTSEGIQKLRNVLLAFSWRNPDIGYCQGLNRLVAIALLYLEQEDAFWCLVTIVEVFMPRDYYTKTLLGSQVDQRVFKDLLSEKLPRLHSHFEQYKVDYTLITFNWFLVVFVDSVVSDILFKIWDSFLYEGPKVIFRFALALFKYKEEEILKLQDSMSIFKYLRYFTRTILDARKLTAIAFGDLNPFPLRQIRNRRAYHLDKVRLELTELEAIREDFLRERETCTEKRDLISDDEEDS; this is encoded by the exons GCTGCGACTCGGCAGGACACGACCTactggctccaggagctgcagcagaagaggTGGGAGTACTGCCACAACCTGGACAGCCGCACCTCCCCCACGCCCAGTGACTTCTCCAAAGGGCTCGTTGCCAAAGACAACCCTG atATAAGTATCCTAAATCAAAATGCTTCAGCAGAGAGAGCTAGAAATATTCTAGCTGTGGAGACTTCTCCTACAGACCTGGTGGGGGAACAAGCAGCATCCCAGCCTGCACCAGTCCAAGGAAGTGCCATCAATTTCTCACTTAAACAATGGAGTACTGAGATCAA AAATTCCATGTCCTCCTTAAGAAAAGGAAGTAACGACAATCGCAGGAGTATATTTTACACCACTGAGGAGTGGGAATTGCTGGATCCAACCCCAAAAGACTTGGAGGACTCAATGGcactggaagaaaaaaggaaacaccTGGCAGAAGGAAGTAAAG GACTGACTAGTTCAGCTTTTCCATTTGATTTTGGCCGCATTCCACACAAAGCAAGGCGCCCCTTGAAGGATATGATTGGATCAAGCAAAAACCGCACCAGCAGCGACTCCTCCCCAACAGAGTGCTGCTCTGGCAATGGGAACAGACTGCTCTCTGAACTGCAACTGAAGTATCAAAGCCAGCAGGAAGAGTTGGAGAAGCTGAAGAAAGATCTTTTGAGCCAAAAG GAACTTGTTCGACTTCTGCAGCAAACAGTCCGATCTTCCCAATATGACAAATACTTTGCAAGCCGCCTTTGTGAGGGGGTTCCCAAAGATACATTAGAGCTGTTGCACCAAAAAGATGAGCAGATTTTGGGCCTCAATAATCAGCTTGAAAAGCTAAATCTGGAAAAAGATAGTCTCCAGCAGGAAGTCAAGAATTTGAAGTGTAAAGTTGGAGAACTCAATGAACGGCTGGGAATGTTGATGGAAACTATTCAAGCTAAAGATGAAGTCATCATGAAGCTCTCTCGTCAACTCAGCGAATGTGAGGACAGCACATCCTCTCAAAGTGGAGCAATAAATTCCCCCACGGCCACCTGTTCTAATAAGGAGCTACAGGAACTGGACAGACTAAAA GACAATCTTCAGGGTTATAAGACCcagaataaatttttaaataaggaGATTTTAGAACTTTCTACTCTACGAAGAAATGCAGAagcaagagagagagaatgGCAGGCAAAG TATACCAGCTTAGAAGCCAAACTCTGCCAGATTGAAAGTAAATACTTGATCTTGCTTCAAGAAATGAAAACTCCTGTTTGCTCTGAGGATCAAAGTCCTGCTAGTGAGGTTATCACACAGTTACTGGAAGATGCCTTGAAAGCAGAACCTAATGAACAACCAGAACAAGCATTTTTCAAACCCCACCTGGTCAG TGAATATGATATATATGGTTTTCAGACTATCCCAGAGGATGATGATGAGGAGAAACTAGTAGCAAAATCACGAGCTCTGGACTTGAGATCACTTTCACTCAGTGAAAATCGAGAGATCTCCACAGGAGTGAAATGGGAGAACTATCTTGCTAGCACAATGAATAGAGAGATGATGCGCTGTGTGGAACTGAAGAACCTTATTCGCTCTGGAATCCCACATGAGCACCGGTCCAAGATGTGGAAATGGTGTGTCAATCTCCACGTTAAAAAGTTCAAGGACAGTGCAGTACCTGGCTACTTCCAAATCTTGCTTCAAAAAGCTCTGGAAAAACCAAATCCCGCATCCAAACAGATTGAGTTGGATCTCTTGAGGACTTTGCCAAACAACAAACATTACTCCTCCCCCACGTCTGAAGGGATCCAGAAGCTGCGGAATGTGCTGCTGGCATTTTCCTGGAGAAATCCTGATATAGGATACTGCCAAGGGCTCAACAG GTTGGTAGCAATTGCACTTCTGTACTTGGAACAGGAAGATGCTTTTTGGTGTCTGGTAACAATAGTGGAAGTTTTCATGCCTCGTGATTACTATACCAAGACACTGCTGGGATCCCAG GTTGATCAGCGAGTATTTAAGGATTTATTGAGTGAGAAGCTTCCACGACTACACTCTCATTTTGAACAATATAAAGTTGATTATACTCTCATCACTTTCAACTGGTTTCTTGTGGTTTTTGTGGACAGCGTGGTTAGTGACATCCTTTTCAAAATCTGGGACTCCTTCCTCTATGAGGGACCAAAG GTAATATTCCGATTTGCCCTGGCACTGTTTAAGTACAAAGAAGAGGAAATCCTAAAGCTGCAAGATTCAATGTCTATTTTCAAGTACCTTCGCTATTTCACACGCACCATCCTTGATGCCAG GAAACTGACTGCTATTGCTTTTGGAGACCTGAACCCTTTTCCCTTACGCCAGATCAGGAACCGCAGGGCCTATCACCTGGACAAGGTGCGCCTGGAGCTCACAGAGCTGGAAGCCATCCGCGAGGACTTCCTGCGAGAGAGAGAGACCTGCACAGAAAAGAGAGACCTTATTAGTGATGATGAGGAGGATAGCTGA
- the TBC1D2B gene encoding TBC1 domain family member 2B isoform X3 has translation MMRGRSLRLGCFGRKEEEGELFPHSSRAAYRLVCSRTHIFVGQEAATRQDTTYWLQELQQKRWEYCHNLDSRTSPTPSDFSKGLVAKDNPDISILNQNASAERARNILAVETSPTDLVGEQAASQPAPVQGSAINFSLKQWSTEIKNSMSSLRKGSNDNRRSIFYTTEEWELLDPTPKDLEDSMALEEKRKHLAEGSKARRPLKDMIGSSKNRTSSDSSPTECCSGNGNRLLSELQLKYQSQQEELEKLKKDLLSQKELVRLLQQTVRSSQYDKYFASRLCEGVPKDTLELLHQKDEQILGLNNQLEKLNLEKDSLQQEVKNLKCKVGELNERLGMLMETIQAKDEVIMKLSRQLSECEDSTSSQSGAINSPTATCSNKELQELDRLKDNLQGYKTQNKFLNKEILELSTLRRNAEAREREWQAKYTSLEAKLCQIESKYLILLQEMKTPVCSEDQSPASEVITQLLEDALKAEPNEQPEQAFFKPHLVSEYDIYGFQTIPEDDDEEKLVAKSRALDLRSLSLSENREISTGVKWENYLASTMNREMMRCVELKNLIRSGIPHEHRSKMWKWCVNLHVKKFKDSAVPGYFQILLQKALEKPNPASKQIELDLLRTLPNNKHYSSPTSEGIQKLRNVLLAFSWRNPDIGYCQGLNRLVAIALLYLEQEDAFWCLVTIVEVFMPRDYYTKTLLGSQVDQRVFKDLLSEKLPRLHSHFEQYKVDYTLITFNWFLVVFVDSVVSDILFKIWDSFLYEGPKVIFRFALALFKYKEEEILKLQDSMSIFKYLRYFTRTILDARKLTAIAFGDLNPFPLRQIRNRRAYHLDKVRLELTELEAIREDFLRERETCTEKRDLISDDEEDS, from the exons GCTGCGACTCGGCAGGACACGACCTactggctccaggagctgcagcagaagaggTGGGAGTACTGCCACAACCTGGACAGCCGCACCTCCCCCACGCCCAGTGACTTCTCCAAAGGGCTCGTTGCCAAAGACAACCCTG atATAAGTATCCTAAATCAAAATGCTTCAGCAGAGAGAGCTAGAAATATTCTAGCTGTGGAGACTTCTCCTACAGACCTGGTGGGGGAACAAGCAGCATCCCAGCCTGCACCAGTCCAAGGAAGTGCCATCAATTTCTCACTTAAACAATGGAGTACTGAGATCAA AAATTCCATGTCCTCCTTAAGAAAAGGAAGTAACGACAATCGCAGGAGTATATTTTACACCACTGAGGAGTGGGAATTGCTGGATCCAACCCCAAAAGACTTGGAGGACTCAATGGcactggaagaaaaaaggaaacaccTGGCAGAAGGAAGTAAAG CAAGGCGCCCCTTGAAGGATATGATTGGATCAAGCAAAAACCGCACCAGCAGCGACTCCTCCCCAACAGAGTGCTGCTCTGGCAATGGGAACAGACTGCTCTCTGAACTGCAACTGAAGTATCAAAGCCAGCAGGAAGAGTTGGAGAAGCTGAAGAAAGATCTTTTGAGCCAAAAG GAACTTGTTCGACTTCTGCAGCAAACAGTCCGATCTTCCCAATATGACAAATACTTTGCAAGCCGCCTTTGTGAGGGGGTTCCCAAAGATACATTAGAGCTGTTGCACCAAAAAGATGAGCAGATTTTGGGCCTCAATAATCAGCTTGAAAAGCTAAATCTGGAAAAAGATAGTCTCCAGCAGGAAGTCAAGAATTTGAAGTGTAAAGTTGGAGAACTCAATGAACGGCTGGGAATGTTGATGGAAACTATTCAAGCTAAAGATGAAGTCATCATGAAGCTCTCTCGTCAACTCAGCGAATGTGAGGACAGCACATCCTCTCAAAGTGGAGCAATAAATTCCCCCACGGCCACCTGTTCTAATAAGGAGCTACAGGAACTGGACAGACTAAAA GACAATCTTCAGGGTTATAAGACCcagaataaatttttaaataaggaGATTTTAGAACTTTCTACTCTACGAAGAAATGCAGAagcaagagagagagaatgGCAGGCAAAG TATACCAGCTTAGAAGCCAAACTCTGCCAGATTGAAAGTAAATACTTGATCTTGCTTCAAGAAATGAAAACTCCTGTTTGCTCTGAGGATCAAAGTCCTGCTAGTGAGGTTATCACACAGTTACTGGAAGATGCCTTGAAAGCAGAACCTAATGAACAACCAGAACAAGCATTTTTCAAACCCCACCTGGTCAG TGAATATGATATATATGGTTTTCAGACTATCCCAGAGGATGATGATGAGGAGAAACTAGTAGCAAAATCACGAGCTCTGGACTTGAGATCACTTTCACTCAGTGAAAATCGAGAGATCTCCACAGGAGTGAAATGGGAGAACTATCTTGCTAGCACAATGAATAGAGAGATGATGCGCTGTGTGGAACTGAAGAACCTTATTCGCTCTGGAATCCCACATGAGCACCGGTCCAAGATGTGGAAATGGTGTGTCAATCTCCACGTTAAAAAGTTCAAGGACAGTGCAGTACCTGGCTACTTCCAAATCTTGCTTCAAAAAGCTCTGGAAAAACCAAATCCCGCATCCAAACAGATTGAGTTGGATCTCTTGAGGACTTTGCCAAACAACAAACATTACTCCTCCCCCACGTCTGAAGGGATCCAGAAGCTGCGGAATGTGCTGCTGGCATTTTCCTGGAGAAATCCTGATATAGGATACTGCCAAGGGCTCAACAG GTTGGTAGCAATTGCACTTCTGTACTTGGAACAGGAAGATGCTTTTTGGTGTCTGGTAACAATAGTGGAAGTTTTCATGCCTCGTGATTACTATACCAAGACACTGCTGGGATCCCAG GTTGATCAGCGAGTATTTAAGGATTTATTGAGTGAGAAGCTTCCACGACTACACTCTCATTTTGAACAATATAAAGTTGATTATACTCTCATCACTTTCAACTGGTTTCTTGTGGTTTTTGTGGACAGCGTGGTTAGTGACATCCTTTTCAAAATCTGGGACTCCTTCCTCTATGAGGGACCAAAG GTAATATTCCGATTTGCCCTGGCACTGTTTAAGTACAAAGAAGAGGAAATCCTAAAGCTGCAAGATTCAATGTCTATTTTCAAGTACCTTCGCTATTTCACACGCACCATCCTTGATGCCAG GAAACTGACTGCTATTGCTTTTGGAGACCTGAACCCTTTTCCCTTACGCCAGATCAGGAACCGCAGGGCCTATCACCTGGACAAGGTGCGCCTGGAGCTCACAGAGCTGGAAGCCATCCGCGAGGACTTCCTGCGAGAGAGAGAGACCTGCACAGAAAAGAGAGACCTTATTAGTGATGATGAGGAGGATAGCTGA